In Silene latifolia isolate original U9 population chromosome 3, ASM4854445v1, whole genome shotgun sequence, a single window of DNA contains:
- the LOC141647590 gene encoding putative LRR receptor-like serine/threonine-protein kinase At1g06840 isoform X6: MVQFLRRSGFKWQSTLSHLDNNSFSGQLPSELSQLKNLVHLLLDNNNFSGNLPSQFYALSKLEILQLDNNHFDGAEIPESYQNLSSLVKLSLRNCSLGGTLPDFSQMPFITYIDMSWNMLTGSIPSNKLSANITTIDLSNNKLDGLIPESFSYLPSLQMLSLANNSLNGSVPASIWHNKSLSGNARLSIDLQYNLLSDISGDLNSPQNVNIRLQGNPLCNNAKIRKIRHFCDSNGGGNWTNDGSTYPVDCPATACPLDQYYELIPQAPTCFCAVPIRIGYRLKSPSFTYFPPYISDFESYVTSALNMELYQIFIDSYAWEEGPRLRMDLKIFPNTFNNSHSFNESEVHRIRHMYTTWQFPRSELFGPYELLNFTLLGPYISVNTGKGGISKVLLVSILVGVVVCAVVVSVAITLFISRKKNSYRRLSRRFLSKHMSIKIAGIKDFTYNEMSQASNDFDCSAQVGEGGYGNVYKGTLADGTVVAIKRAKEDSRQGMHEFLTEIHLLSRLHHRNLVALVGYCCENDEQMLVYEFMPNGTLEDWLSGKSEKILGYSTRLHIALGAASGVLYLHREANPPIFHRDIKASNILLDSHLIAKVADFGISCLAPVLDDEGDTSQYLFTGVKGTPGYIDPEYFLTQNLTDKSDVYSLGVVFLELITGVPPISHGKNLVREVNLALKSGPLLDIVDKRMKGYSCDNVERFIALTMRCCEEKPEMRPSMLDVVRELENILKIDPESTIMSDSISLQSTCTSTTQSTCRPDTILKTVSDIRVLKSQNFRHGSDTV; encoded by the exons ATGGTTCAATTCCTAAGGAGATCG GGTTTTAAATGGCAATCTACTCTCAG CCATTTGGATAATAACTCATTCAGTGGACAGCTTCCTTCCGAGCTTTCCCAATTAAAGAACCTTGTTCACTT GCTGTTGGACAACAATAACTTTTCTGGAAATCTTCCATCTCAGTTTTATGCCTTGTCAAAGTTGGAAATACT CCAACTTGATAATAATCATTTTGATGGTGCTGAAATTCCTGAATCCTACCAAAATCTGTCCAGCTTGGTAAAGTT AAGTCTAAGAAACTGTAGCTTGGGCGGAACACTCCCTGATTTTAGCCAGATGCCATTTATTACCTATAT AGATATGAGTTGGAACATGCTGACAGGCTCCATTCCCTCGAACAAACTTTCAGCTAATATCACAACAAT TGACTTGTCAAATAACAAGCTAGACGGACTGATTCCTGAAAGTTTCTCTTATCTTCCATCACTTCAAATGCT GTCACTTGCAAATAACTCTCTAAATGGTTCAGTTCCTGCTAGCATTTGGCACAACAAGTCCTTAAGCGGTAATGCTAGGCTCTCAAT TGATCTTCAATATAATTTGCTCTCTGACATTTCCGGGGATCTTAATTCTCCACAAAATGTGAACATAAG GCTTCAAGGCAACCCTTTGTGTAACAATGCAAAAATAAGGAAGATACGCCATTTCTGCGATTCCAATGGAGGGGGAAATTGGACAAATGATGGCTCAACATATCCAGTAGACTGTCCTGCCACAGCATGTCCCCTTGACCAATATTACGAGCTTATTCCACAAGCTCCAACCTGTTTTTGTGCAGTTCCCATCAGAATAGGATACCGACTTAAAAGCCCTAGCTTTACTTATTTTCCTCCTTACATATCTGATTTTGAGTCTTACGTCACCAGTGCCTTGAATATGGAACTATATCAGATCTTTATTGATTCATATGCCTGGGAAGAAGGACCTCGTTTGCGGATGGACTTGAAAATCTTCCCAAATACCTTCAATAACAGTCATAGTTTCAATGAAAGCGAGGTTCATCGGATCAGACACATGTACACCACTTGGCAGTTTCCTCGTAGTGAGCTGTTTGGGCCATATGAACTTCTCAACTTCACCCTTCTTGGACCTTACATCTCTG TGAATACTGGCAAAGGTGGCATCAGCAAGGTTCTCTTGGTCTCGATTTTAGTAGGAGTGGTTGTTTGCGCTGTTGTTGTATCCGTGGCTATCACACTCTTCATTTCTAGAAAGAAAAACAGTTATCGACGGTTGTCAAGAAGATTTTTGT CCAAACATATGTCGATAAAAATTGCTGGCATTAAAGACTTCACCTATAATGAAATGTCACAAGCTAGCAATGACTTTGATTGCTCAGCTCAAGTTGGTGAAGGAGGATATGGGAACGTTTATAAGGGCACTTTAGCTGATGGTACAGTTGTTGCAATTAAGCGTGCAAAGGAGGATTCTCGTCAAGGAATGCATGAATTTCTAACGGAAATACATCTATTGTCAAGGTTGCATCACCGCAACCTCGTTGCACTGGTTGGATATTGTTGTGAAAATGATGAGCAG ATGCTTGTCTATGAGTTCATGCCAAATGGTACCTTAGAGGATTGGCTTTCTG GTAAATCTGAGAAGATTCTGGGCTATTCCACAAGGTTACACATTGCATTAGGTGCAGCCAGTGGAGTTCTTTACCTGCACAGAGAAGCAAATCCTCCTATATTTCACCGAGATATTAAAGCCAGCAACATTCTATTGGACTCGCATCTAATTGCTAAAGTTGCTGACTTTGGAATATCGTGTCTTGCTCCTGTTTTAGATGATGAAGGCGATACGTCTCAGTATTTATTTACAGGAGTCAAGGGTACACCT GGATACATTGACCCAGAATACTTCCTGACCCAAAATCTGACAGACAAAAGTGACGTGTACAGCCTCGGAGTTGTGTTCCTGGAACTTATCACAGGGGTGCCGCCAATATCACATGGCAAAAACCTGGTGCGCGAG GTGAATCTGGCACTAAAATCAGGGCCACTGTTAGACATTGTAGACAAGAGAATGAAGGGATATTCATGCGACAATGTGGAGAGATTCATTGCTCTGACGATGAGATGTTGTGAAGAGAAGCCGGAGATGAGGCCATCCATGTTAGATGTGGTTAGAGAGCTGGAAAACATTCTCAAAATTGATCCTGAGAGTACTATCATGTCTGATTCAATATCCTTACAATCAACTTGCACTTCCACCACCCAATCAACTTGTAGGCCAGATacgattttgaaaaccgtatcggatataagggttttaaaatcacaaaattttCGGCATGGATCTGATACAGTTTAA
- the LOC141647590 gene encoding putative LRR receptor-like serine/threonine-protein kinase At1g06840 isoform X5 → MSRLQLDQNNLSGTIPKTFANMKNMEHFHLDNNSFSGQLPSELSQLKNLVHLLLDNNNFSGNLPSQFYALSKLEILQLDNNHFDGAEIPESYQNLSSLVKLSLRNCSLGGTLPDFSQMPFITYIDMSWNMLTGSIPSNKLSANITTIDLSNNKLDGLIPESFSYLPSLQMLSLANNSLNGSVPASIWHNKSLSGNARLSIDLQYNLLSDISGDLNSPQNVNIRLQGNPLCNNAKIRKIRHFCDSNGGGNWTNDGSTYPVDCPATACPLDQYYELIPQAPTCFCAVPIRIGYRLKSPSFTYFPPYISDFESYVTSALNMELYQIFIDSYAWEEGPRLRMDLKIFPNTFNNSHSFNESEVHRIRHMYTTWQFPRSELFGPYELLNFTLLGPYISVNTGKGGISKVLLVSILVGVVVCAVVVSVAITLFISRKKNSYRRLSRRFLSKHMSIKIAGIKDFTYNEMSQASNDFDCSAQVGEGGYGNVYKGTLADGTVVAIKRAKEDSRQGMHEFLTEIHLLSRLHHRNLVALVGYCCENDEQMLVYEFMPNGTLEDWLSGKSEKILGYSTRLHIALGAASGVLYLHREANPPIFHRDIKASNILLDSHLIAKVADFGISCLAPVLDDEGDTSQYLFTGVKGTPGYIDPEYFLTQNLTDKSDVYSLGVVFLELITGVPPISHGKNLVREVNLALKSGPLLDIVDKRMKGYSCDNVERFIALTMRCCEEKPEMRPSMLDVVRELENILKIDPESTIMSDSISLQSTCTSTTQSTCRPDTILKTVSDIRVLKSQNFRHGSDTV, encoded by the exons ATGAGTAGACTCCAACTGGATCAGAATAATTTGTCCGGAACTATACCAAAAACTTTTGCCAACATGAAGAACATGGAGCATTT CCATTTGGATAATAACTCATTCAGTGGACAGCTTCCTTCCGAGCTTTCCCAATTAAAGAACCTTGTTCACTT GCTGTTGGACAACAATAACTTTTCTGGAAATCTTCCATCTCAGTTTTATGCCTTGTCAAAGTTGGAAATACT CCAACTTGATAATAATCATTTTGATGGTGCTGAAATTCCTGAATCCTACCAAAATCTGTCCAGCTTGGTAAAGTT AAGTCTAAGAAACTGTAGCTTGGGCGGAACACTCCCTGATTTTAGCCAGATGCCATTTATTACCTATAT AGATATGAGTTGGAACATGCTGACAGGCTCCATTCCCTCGAACAAACTTTCAGCTAATATCACAACAAT TGACTTGTCAAATAACAAGCTAGACGGACTGATTCCTGAAAGTTTCTCTTATCTTCCATCACTTCAAATGCT GTCACTTGCAAATAACTCTCTAAATGGTTCAGTTCCTGCTAGCATTTGGCACAACAAGTCCTTAAGCGGTAATGCTAGGCTCTCAAT TGATCTTCAATATAATTTGCTCTCTGACATTTCCGGGGATCTTAATTCTCCACAAAATGTGAACATAAG GCTTCAAGGCAACCCTTTGTGTAACAATGCAAAAATAAGGAAGATACGCCATTTCTGCGATTCCAATGGAGGGGGAAATTGGACAAATGATGGCTCAACATATCCAGTAGACTGTCCTGCCACAGCATGTCCCCTTGACCAATATTACGAGCTTATTCCACAAGCTCCAACCTGTTTTTGTGCAGTTCCCATCAGAATAGGATACCGACTTAAAAGCCCTAGCTTTACTTATTTTCCTCCTTACATATCTGATTTTGAGTCTTACGTCACCAGTGCCTTGAATATGGAACTATATCAGATCTTTATTGATTCATATGCCTGGGAAGAAGGACCTCGTTTGCGGATGGACTTGAAAATCTTCCCAAATACCTTCAATAACAGTCATAGTTTCAATGAAAGCGAGGTTCATCGGATCAGACACATGTACACCACTTGGCAGTTTCCTCGTAGTGAGCTGTTTGGGCCATATGAACTTCTCAACTTCACCCTTCTTGGACCTTACATCTCTG TGAATACTGGCAAAGGTGGCATCAGCAAGGTTCTCTTGGTCTCGATTTTAGTAGGAGTGGTTGTTTGCGCTGTTGTTGTATCCGTGGCTATCACACTCTTCATTTCTAGAAAGAAAAACAGTTATCGACGGTTGTCAAGAAGATTTTTGT CCAAACATATGTCGATAAAAATTGCTGGCATTAAAGACTTCACCTATAATGAAATGTCACAAGCTAGCAATGACTTTGATTGCTCAGCTCAAGTTGGTGAAGGAGGATATGGGAACGTTTATAAGGGCACTTTAGCTGATGGTACAGTTGTTGCAATTAAGCGTGCAAAGGAGGATTCTCGTCAAGGAATGCATGAATTTCTAACGGAAATACATCTATTGTCAAGGTTGCATCACCGCAACCTCGTTGCACTGGTTGGATATTGTTGTGAAAATGATGAGCAG ATGCTTGTCTATGAGTTCATGCCAAATGGTACCTTAGAGGATTGGCTTTCTG GTAAATCTGAGAAGATTCTGGGCTATTCCACAAGGTTACACATTGCATTAGGTGCAGCCAGTGGAGTTCTTTACCTGCACAGAGAAGCAAATCCTCCTATATTTCACCGAGATATTAAAGCCAGCAACATTCTATTGGACTCGCATCTAATTGCTAAAGTTGCTGACTTTGGAATATCGTGTCTTGCTCCTGTTTTAGATGATGAAGGCGATACGTCTCAGTATTTATTTACAGGAGTCAAGGGTACACCT GGATACATTGACCCAGAATACTTCCTGACCCAAAATCTGACAGACAAAAGTGACGTGTACAGCCTCGGAGTTGTGTTCCTGGAACTTATCACAGGGGTGCCGCCAATATCACATGGCAAAAACCTGGTGCGCGAG GTGAATCTGGCACTAAAATCAGGGCCACTGTTAGACATTGTAGACAAGAGAATGAAGGGATATTCATGCGACAATGTGGAGAGATTCATTGCTCTGACGATGAGATGTTGTGAAGAGAAGCCGGAGATGAGGCCATCCATGTTAGATGTGGTTAGAGAGCTGGAAAACATTCTCAAAATTGATCCTGAGAGTACTATCATGTCTGATTCAATATCCTTACAATCAACTTGCACTTCCACCACCCAATCAACTTGTAGGCCAGATacgattttgaaaaccgtatcggatataagggttttaaaatcacaaaattttCGGCATGGATCTGATACAGTTTAA